The sequence TGGTCGGTCCTGCCCGACCTCCTCCTCATCGACGGCGGGCGGGGCCAGCTCAGCGCCGCGCGCGAGGTGCTCTTCGAGTACAACCAGGCGATCCCGGCGATCGGCCTGGCCAAGCAGACCGAGGTGATCTTCACCCCGGACCGTCCCGAGCCGCTCGTCCTGCCGAAGGACTCGGCGGCCCTGCAGCTCCTCCAGCGCATCCGCGACGAGGCCCACCGCTTCGCCAACGCCTACCACCAGCAGCTGCGCCAGCGGCGCATCGTCTTCTCCGTCCTGGACGACATCCCGGGCATCGGGGAGAAGCGCAAGCGGGAACTGATCCGGCGCTTCGGCTCGGTGCGGCAGATCCGCCAGGTGGGGGTGGAGGTGCTGGCCGAGGTCCTGGGGCCGAAGCTGGCCGAGCGCGTGCACGCCTACCTGCAGGCCCACCCGGACCGCCGCTACAAGGACGAGGTGGTCGGCCAGCCCTAGCTGGACGGGTGGCCGGACGAGCCGCGGCCCGGGCCCCGCGGCGGATCACCGATGCGGATCGTCGTGCCGGGCCGGCAAGGGCGGCAAGGGTCTCCGTGACGGTGCTGCCTGCCGCCATCAAAGCCGATCTGGTCCGACCTCGGGCGCCCGGCTCTACGCGGACCGGTGACGCAGCGGCGCCGTCACCATCTGCACGAGAGCGTGCTCCAGCGAGCGCTCCGGGGGGCCGTGCGGCACGCCGGGATTGCCAGGGGCGCGACCTGCCACACCCTCCGCCCCTCGTTTGCCACCCACCTGCTGCAGGACGGACACGACATCCCTACGATCCAGGAACTGCTCGGCCACCGCGACATGAGCACGACCAGGATCTACACCCACGTGCTGAACCGCGGCCCCGGGGCGGTTCGCAGCCCGGCCGATCGGTTGGTCGGGCTGTAGGGGAAGTGGCCAGGTCCCGGCTGGTCACGGCTGGCAGAGACCCCTCCAGGATTGTAGAGGCAACGCCCGCGCGCGATAATGGGCGCCAAGGACAGCTGACACGCCGGCGGTCGCCACAGGTCGGGGCAGGACGGGTTAGGCAGGTCTGCCGATCACGGAGGGCGGCAGCTGCTCGCGGGCGGGTCTCGTTAAGGAAGAGCCAACAATCCCACGCGCCGATGCCGAAGCGCGTACGTGTGCCAATAATGAGAACCATGCCGGCTTGGAAAGATCACCAACTTGAGGGCGTGACCCAATGGCTGGCTATTCAGGAACGCCACTAATGAAGAAGCTCGGGTTCAAAGCTCCGTTGTCGCTTCTCGCGGTTGACCCACCACGGGACTACGTTGGCTGGCTGGGTGCATTGCCCGAAGGGATGCGCATCATTTCCAAAACGAGCAAACCGATTCAGGCGGCACACGTGTTTGTCACCAAGAGGCAAGATCTGAAGAAGAGGCTTGTCGCATTTCGAAAGCAACTTGAGCCAAACGGCTCTGTGTGGGTGTCGTGGCCAAAGAAAGCATCAAAGGTCGAAACTGACATCACCGAAGACATTATCCGAGAAATTGCGTTGTCACTCGGCTTCGTCGACGTCAAAGTATGTGCTGTCAGCGATGTCTGGTCGGGGCTGAAACTCGTCATTCGTAAGAATGAAAGAA comes from Armatimonadota bacterium and encodes:
- a CDS encoding DUF3052 family protein, whose product is MKKLGFKAPLSLLAVDPPRDYVGWLGALPEGMRIISKTSKPIQAAHVFVTKRQDLKKRLVAFRKQLEPNGSVWVSWPKKASKVETDITEDIIREIALSLGFVDVKVCAVSDVWSGLKLVIRKNERTA